One window from the genome of Cryptosporangium phraense encodes:
- a CDS encoding diguanylate cyclase domain-containing protein encodes MSRFTLAAGAALTVLLATLTGVLAGSRSRALRQVADATAALRHDIATHARADRLAAVLSIDLDGFKQINDQRGHAAGDAVLRTVAARMENSLRLVDTVARLGGDEFAILLEGLTTPADARVSASIGIALSRPGTGADELRRAADTAMYTANNTGKNRCVEATGPPPDPAVARPAAHR; translated from the coding sequence ATGAGCCGCTTCACCCTCGCCGCCGGGGCGGCCCTGACCGTGCTGCTCGCCACGCTGACCGGGGTCCTGGCCGGCAGCCGCAGCCGCGCCCTGCGCCAAGTCGCCGACGCCACCGCCGCGCTGCGCCACGACATCGCCACCCACGCTCGCGCCGACCGCCTGGCCGCCGTGCTCTCCATCGACCTCGACGGCTTCAAACAGATCAACGACCAGCGCGGGCACGCCGCTGGTGACGCCGTCCTGCGGACCGTGGCCGCACGAATGGAGAACAGTCTGCGGCTGGTCGACACCGTCGCCCGGCTCGGCGGCGACGAATTCGCGATCCTCCTCGAGGGCCTCACCACACCCGCCGACGCCCGGGTCTCGGCCAGCATCGGCATCGCCCTCAGCCGCCCCGGGACCGGAGCCGACGAGTTGCGGCGCGCGGCCGACACCGCCATGTACACGGCGAACAACACCGGCAAGAACCGCTGCGTCGAAGCCACCGGACCGCCACCGGACCCGGCCGTCGCGCGACCGGCCGCTCACCGGTAG